A stretch of the Uranotaenia lowii strain MFRU-FL chromosome 3, ASM2978415v1, whole genome shotgun sequence genome encodes the following:
- the LOC129757684 gene encoding keratin-associated protein 16-1-like, protein MCDPCCSPCGPCGPCGPCGPCGGPFDPCEPCCGPMNYSTGQLACMAQCPTGCPPPTCGPRFVTVQQPPRVVAQKKVINCTRTVIDKHVLPQTKAIVEPKLIYQPKTIVEPCVIFKRRVVPEPKVVYYSRVVPDPKVVCTPRTIIEPKEYCTTMVCQPKPQIVPVPPAKEYCCMSSGTTFFNNPCGPPTPGPICPPRRC, encoded by the exons ATGTGTGATCCTTGCTGTTCTCCATGTGGACCCTGTGGGCCTTGTGGGCCTTGTGGGCCATGT GGAGGACCCTTCGATCCCTGTGAACCGTGCTGCGGACCGATGAACTACAGCACCGGACAGCTGGCGTGTATGGCCCAGTGCCCTACCGGATGTCCTCCACCGACCTGTGGTCCTCGGTTCGTAACGGTTCAGCAACCTCCACGAGTGGTGGCCCAAAAGAAGGTCATCAACTGCACCCGGACCGTCATCGATAAGCACGTCCTGCCCCAGACCAAGGCTATCGTTGAACCGAAGTTGATCTACCAGCCGAAAACGATAGTCGAGCCATGTGTGATCTTCAAGAGACGGGTCGTTCCGGAACCTAAAGTGGTCTACTACAGCCGAGTTGTTCCGGATCCGAAGGTCGTCTGCACTCCGCGGACTATCATTGAGCCAAAGGAATACTGCACCACGATGGTTTGCCAACCGAAGCCGCAAATCGTTCCGGTACCTCCGGCCAAGGAGTACTGCTGTATGTCCTCCGGCACCACATTCTTCAATAACCCCTGTGGTCCACCGACTCCGGGTCCAATTTGTCCACCGAGACGCTGTTGA
- the LOC129752517 gene encoding uncharacterized protein LOC129752517, with protein sequence MAEKKMKAKELKRKNILDSMQRIQDFLTNYDEERDMNEVAIRLARLDNLMETFEAIQGEYETYDDEPEFAAANAKVRARVEEQYFRVKGGLVSKVPPLPPISTNPLNQQGAPAIAHVTGVKLPTIELPKFDGDLNEWLTFRDSFSSLIHSSPEIPCIQKFQYLRSALRGDALKLIESLTITANNYAVAWEALLNRYSNTYLLKKKHLQALIVHSKVSGKSAAGLRAVVEDFQRHVKILNQLNEPTAHWGSLLVQLLCARIDDYTLKEWEEFVSANHEPTYENLIEVLTRKIRTLESLHISAELSTSSFQAKHNLPVRQTKPQNPTSSKINSYTAVERSQPECLACRDYHPLVRCPVFEKMQLKDRLNLVNSKRICSNCFRGNHFARNCQSNFSCKHCQKRHHSLLHPGFDASVSTQNPPKANESSTVAKNPEEISSNSAVESRGMNVFLSTVVVKVLDGYGNEHLARALLESGSQSSLMSDRLCQKLRLLRHRIDQPILGIGESPIRAVCSVTTEVRSRVDDFSIPLNCLVLKKLTADLPAVTITTANWQIPNDITLADPEYNISRKVDLIIGAEHFYAILQGGRLQIGPPSLNLVESRFGWLVSGAVPFDPIPQALVCCPSILETLNENLEKFWKIDEFENSKPTLSPNDQYCEDFFKETVSRDSTGRYSVKYPKKDEFESMIGESYSNAKARLISLEQKLDKNPILKERYHAFMAEFIQLGHMREVPVDDPEPTVVCYLPHHAVLKESSTTTKVRSVYNASAKTSTGFSLNDSLRVGPVIQDELFDILLRFRKNLVVLLADIEKMYRQIVLQPDDRPLLRLLWRFSPNDPITKYEMTTVTYGLGPSSFLATRTLIQLADDEGVSFPLAAAAVKRDFYMDDFVRSEETISTAIQLRKEMDELMSRGGFSLRKWCSNFPEVLEGVPPENLAHPSSENLEPGEVVKVLGISWEPEHDSFCFKFAPFSTDGKITKNRILSVIAQLYDPLGLIAPVVVRAKIFIQQLWLMSIEWNEEVPNEIRTRWEIFVKDLPSLAEFRIPRFAFDRGEVQLHCFTDASEAAYGACIYARTEKANGEVKVVLLAAKSRVAPLQKRSIPRLELCAAQLGARLSTRVVDTLALKSSPIYYWTDSMVVIYWLRAPSQTWKTFVANRVADIHILTKNASWQHVPGVNNPADVVSRGLTVHQLLTCKLWTDGPDWLEGERKVGRSWRSREPLILMETLSAKPPPCLSKIHHHLTLCLLDHSRTTVCSIQLLIVCEFLGRREKNSRNPF encoded by the coding sequence ATGGCGGAGAAGAAGATGAAGGCAAAGGAGCTGAAACGGAAAAACATCCTGGATTCCATGCAGCGCATCCAAGACTTCCTGACGAATTACGATGAGGAGCGAGACATGAACGAGGTAGCGATACGTCTGGCCCGACTTGATAACTTGATGGAAACTTTCGAAGCGATCCAAGGAGAATATGAAACGTACGACGATGAACCAGAATTTGCTGCGGCTAATGCGAAGGTAAGGGCAAGGGTGGAAGAGCAGTACTTTAGGGTAAAAGGTGGTCTCGTAAGCAAGGTTCCTCCCCTTCCTCCAATCTCAACCAATCCATTAAACCAACAAGGTGCTCCAGCAATTGCTCATGTAACCGGTGTGAAACTCCCCACTATCGAATTGCCTAAATTTGACGGTGATCTGAATGAATGGTTAACGTTTCGCGATTCCTTTTCATCACTGATTCACTCGTCGCCAGAAATCCCATGCATCCAAAAGTTTCAGTACCTCCGATCTGCTTTGCGAGGTGACGCGCTAAAACTCATTGAATCCTTAACCATCACCGCAAACAACTACGCGGTAGCTTGGGAAGCACTTCTTAACCGCTACTCCAATACATACTTATTAAAAAAGAAACACTTGCAAGCTCTAATTGTCCACTCGAAGGTCTCGGGAAAATCCGCTGCTGGTTTACGTGCTGTTGTAGAGGATTTCCAACGGCATGTCAAAATACTCAACCAACTAAATGAACCAACCGCGCATTGGGGCAGTCTCTTGGTTCAACTACTGTGCGCTCGAATCGACGATTACACCCTGAAGGAATGGGAAGAATTTGTCTCTGCTAATCACGAACCAACGTATGAAAACCTCATCGAAGTACTAACCCGTAAAATCCGGACTTTAGAATCCCTTCACATTTCGGCTGAGCTGTCCACTTCTTCTTTCCAAGCAAAGCACAATCTCCCTGTCAGGCAAACTAAACCCCAAAATCCTACATCGTCGAAAATCAACTCCTACACTGCAGTGGAACGGTCCCAACCTGAATGCCTAGCTTGCCGCGATTATCATCCTTTGGTGAGATGTCCGGTGTTTGAAAAGATGCAGCTTAAAGATCGATTGAACCTGGTTAACTCGAAGCGGATTTGTAGCAATTGCTTCAGGGGAAACCACTTCGCCCGGAATTGTCAATCCAACTTCTCCTGCAAGCATTGTCAAAAACGCCACCACTCCTTATTGCATCCTGGGTTCGATGCATCAGTATCCACCCAGAATCCTCCGAAAGCCAACGAATCCTCAACAGTGGCAAAAAATCCTGAAGAGATCTCGTCCAACTCCGCTGTAGAATCCCGAGGAATGAACGTCTTCCTATCGACCGTTGTCGTCAAGGTGCTAGATGGCTATGGAAATGAGCATTTGGCCCGAGCGCTGTTAGAAAGTGGATCACAAAGCAGTCTCATGAGTGACCGCCTTTGTCAGAAACTAAGATTGCTTCGTCATCGTATTGACCAACCCATCCTTGGTATTGGTGAATCTCCCATTCGAGCAGTTTGCTCCGTGACCACCGAAGTGAGATCGAGAGTTGATGACTTCTCTATTCCCCTGAATTGTTTGGTGCTCAAAAAGCTGACTGCCGATCTACCCGCTGTAACCATTACTACTGCAAACTGGCAGATACCGAACGACATCACACTTGCTGATCCCGAGTACAACATCTCACGAAAGGTAGACCTCATAATAGGTGCCGAACACTTTTATGCAATCCTCCAGGGTGGCCGGTTGCAAATTGGCCCACCATCCCTAAACTTAGTTGAAAGTAGGTTCGGATGGCTTGTTTCAGGAGCAGTGCCTTTTGATCCCATACCCCAAGCTCTGGTTTGTTGTCCGTCTATTTTGGAAACCCTCAACGAGAACCtcgaaaaattctggaaaatagacgaatttgaaaattctaaacCCACCCTTTCACCCAACGATCAATATTGTGAGGACTTCTTCAAGGAAACGGTAAGCCGCGATTCCACTGGTCGATACTCCGTAAAATATCCCAAAAAAGATGAATTCGAATCGATGATAGGCGAGTCATACTCCAATGCCAAAGCTCGTCTCATTAGCTTGGAAcaaaaattggacaaaaatcCCATCCTTAAAGAAAGGTATCATGCCTTTATGGCCGAATTCATCCAACTGGGACACATGCGAGAGGTACCTGTTGACGACCCAGAACCTACTGTCGTATGCTATCTTCCTCACCATGCCGTGTTGAAAGAATCTAGCACCACTACGAAGGTACGCAGTGTTTACAACGCTTCGGCAAAAACAAGTACTGGATTCTCTCTCAACGATTCGCTCCGAGTAGGCCCTGTCATCCAAGATGAGCTCTTCGACATCTTACTCCGCTTTCGCAAAAATTTGGTGGTATTGTTGGCTGACATAGAGAAGATGTATAGGCAAATCGTTCTTCAACCCGATGACCGACCCCTTCTGCGTTTGTTGTGGAGATTCAGCCCGAACGACCCGATTACGAAATATGAGATGACAACGGTGACATACGGTTTGGGCCCATCCTCGTTCTTGGCTACCCGCACACTTATTCAACTTGCGGATGATGAAGGTGTTTCTTTTCCTCTCGCCGCAGCCGCTGTGAAGCGAGATTTTTACATGGATGATTTTGTACGGAGTGAAGAAACCATATCTACAGCAATCCAACTGCGTAAGGAGATGGACGAACTGATGAGCCGTGGAGGATTTTCCTTGAGGAAATGGTGTTCAAATTTTCCTGAAGTTTTAGAAGGAGTGCCACCAGAAAACCTAGCCCATCCTAGCTCTGAAAACCTCGAACCTGGTGAGGTGGTGAAAGTCTTGGGAATTTCCTGGGAGCCCGAGCATGActcattttgtttcaaatttgcccCATTCTCAACCGACGGAAAGATTACAAAGAACCGAATTCTTTCCGTAATTGCCCAACTTTATGACCCTTTGGGATTAATTGCTCCCGTCGTTGTACGCGCGaaaatatttatccaacaacTTTGGTTGATGTCCATCGAATGGAATGAGGAAGTCCCGAATGAAATCCGAACAAGGTGGGAAATTTTTGTAAAGGACTTGCCATCGCTAGCTGAATTTCGAATCCCGCGGTTTGCCTTTGACAGAGGGGAGGTGCAGCTACATTGTTTCACGGACGCCTCCGAAGCAGCCTATGGAGCCTGCATCTACGCTCGGACGGAGAAGGCCAACGGGGAGGTGAAGGTGGTACTACTGGCGGCGAAATCCCGAGTAGCACCGCTTCAGAAACGCAGCATCCCGAGACTAGAATTATGCGCTGCTCAGCTAGGCGCTCGCTTATCGACGAGAGTTGTTGACACACTGGCCCTGAAATCGTCACCCATATACTACTGGACCGATTCGATGGTTGTTATTTATTGGCTACGAGCACCATCACAAACCTGGAAAACCTTTGTGGCTAACCGAGTCGCAGACATCCACATCCTAACGAAGAACGCATCTTGGCAGCATGTTCCCGGAGTAAACAACCCAGCTGACGTCGTCTCCAGAGGGTTAACTGTGCACCAGCTTCTGACCTGCAAATTATGGACCGATGGACCCGATTGGTTGGAAGGGGAGAGAAAAGTTGGCCGAAGTTGGAGATCCCGAGAACCACTAATATTGATGGAGACACTGAGCGCAAAACCACCACCTTGCTTATCCAAAATCCACCACCACTTAACCCTTTGTTTACTCGATCATTCTCGTACAACCGTTTGCTCCATACAACTGCTTATTGTTTGCGAGTTTCTCGGAAGGCGAGAAAAGAACTCAAGGAATCCATTTTAA
- the LOC129752516 gene encoding uncharacterized protein LOC129752516, whose protein sequence is MLLLSFHNKLVHGGIALTLGGVRNEYWPTNGRRAVRSVIRTCFRCTRANPKPLKQPIGQIPLARVTPSRPFASTGIDYCGPVFVKSPNRKSAPTKAYIALFVCFSTKAVHIELVGDLSTASFLSALQRFVARRGKPQYIYSDNATNFVGARNELHALYEMFSSPKETDRIATALATEGIQWKMIPPRAPNFGGLWEAAVKVAKKHLVRQLGSTFLLYEDLVTILSQIEGAMNSRPLAPLSEDPNDFEAITPSHFLIGSQLQALPYPDLEDVPENRLKNRYQVIQQKQQLFWYHWQTEYLKELQRLNLKIGQVMILQDDPLPPMRWPLVRIMELHPGADGVTRVVTIRTPTGAIFKRAVVKLCPLPTMDEEESSTAAPAPGEINVD, encoded by the coding sequence ATGCTTTTGTTGTCATTTCACAACAAATTGGTTCACGGGGGAATAGCGCTTACGCTGGGTGGAGTGCGCAATGAATATTGGCCTACAAATGGGAGAAGAGCTGTGCGCAGCGTAATTCGAACCTGTTTTCGTTGTACTCGAGCAAACCCTAAGCCTCTCAAGCAACCAATTGGCCAAATACCCCTTGCCCGAGTTACCCCAAGTCGTCCCTTCGCATCAACTGGCATTGACTATTGTGGCCCGGTGTTTGTTAAGTCCCCGAACCGTAAATCTGCTCCCACCAAAGCCTATATTGCCCTATTTGTCTGCTTTAGCACAAAAGCAGTTCACATTGAGCTTGTGGGGGACCTATCCACAGCCTCATTTCTCTCTGCTCTACAACGTTTCGTGGCCAGACGTGGAAAACCTCAATACATCTACTCCGACAATGCCACAAATTTTGTTGGAGCTCGAAACGAGCTACACGCTCTCTACGAAATGTTCTCAAGCCCCAAGGAAACAGATCGTATCGCTACCGCTCTCGCAACCGAGGGCATACAATGGAAGATGATCCCCCCGCGTGCACCCAACTTTGGCGGCCTGTGGGAAGCCGCCGTGAAGGTTGCGAAAAAACATTTGGTTCGTCAGTTAGGCAGCACCTTTTTACTGTACGAGGACCTAGTGACGATTTTGTCCCAGATCGAAGGAGCAATGAACTCGAGACCGTTGGCCCCTTTGTCTGAAGACCCCAACGATTTCGAAGCCATCACTCCAAGCCACTTTTTGATTGGCTCTCAACTGCAAGCCCTTCCATACCCCGACCTAGAGGACGTTCCTGAGAACCGGCTGAAGAATCGCTATCAGGTCATCCAACAGAAGCAGCAGCTGTTTTGGTACCACTGGCAGACAGAGTACCTCAAAGAGCTGCAACGACTGAATCTGAAAATCGGCCAGGTGATGATTCTTCAAGATGACCCGTTACCCCCCATGCGCTGGCCTCTCGTGCGCATTATGGAACTACATCCTGGAGCTGACGGTGTGACACGGGTGGTTACCATCCGCACACCCACTGGTGCTATCTTCAAGCGTGCTGTGGTCAAGCTGTGTCCGTTGCCTACGATGGACGAGGAGGAGTCGTCGACAGCCGCCCCCGCACCAGGTGAAATCAATGTTGACTGA